The following are encoded together in the Ralstonia insidiosa genome:
- a CDS encoding UDP-N-acetylmuramate--alanine ligase — protein MSSKRPLLDPTRVREEIAAVAARMIAEDGADYATAKRKAARQVLGSESRAAGEWLPDNEQVETEVREYQALFQSDSQPRVLALLRRIALVLMEGLQVHNPYLAGAVFNGTASEHSDIHLQVFCDSPKDVAIFLLNAGVDFDTTESAHFAGRDEVETLSFLWRGQWPASREARELAQELRAETGTPVGVHIALYDMNDVRGARRTDASGKAARGDAAAVRALLSKG, from the coding sequence ATGTCATCCAAACGCCCCCTCCTCGATCCGACCCGCGTTCGGGAAGAAATTGCCGCCGTCGCCGCCCGCATGATTGCGGAGGACGGTGCCGACTACGCCACGGCCAAGCGCAAGGCCGCCCGCCAAGTGCTCGGCTCAGAATCGCGCGCCGCTGGCGAATGGCTGCCCGACAACGAACAGGTCGAAACCGAAGTCCGCGAATACCAGGCGCTGTTCCAGTCCGATTCCCAGCCGCGCGTGCTGGCGCTGCTGCGCCGCATCGCGCTGGTGCTGATGGAGGGGCTGCAGGTGCACAACCCGTACCTGGCCGGCGCGGTCTTCAACGGCACCGCCAGCGAGCACTCCGACATCCACCTGCAGGTCTTCTGCGATAGCCCGAAGGACGTGGCGATCTTCCTGCTCAACGCCGGCGTGGATTTCGATACAACAGAGAGCGCTCACTTCGCAGGCCGCGACGAGGTGGAAACGCTCAGCTTCCTGTGGCGCGGCCAATGGCCGGCCAGCCGTGAGGCCCGCGAACTGGCCCAGGAACTGCGCGCCGAAACCGGTACGCCAGTCGGCGTGCACATCGCCCTGTATGACATGAACGATGTGCGCGGCGCCCGACGCACAGACGCCAGCGGCAAAGCTGCGCGCGGAGATGCCGCAGCCGTGCGCGCCCTCCTCTCGAAGGGGTAG
- a CDS encoding TlpA family protein disulfide reductase, protein MSRRTALIALLIAGAIAAALGIYTGHKATEPKAPANDVVVAFYSSKLPDANGTPIDLSALRGQQVVINFWAPWCGPCVEEMPELSALAQEQKAKVKFVGIGIDTATNIQTFLGKVPVTYPIAVAGFGGTELGRQFGNEMGGLPFTVILNAQGEITFRKMGRVHADELRQALQRT, encoded by the coding sequence ATGTCCCGCCGTACCGCCCTGATTGCCTTGTTGATTGCCGGCGCGATCGCCGCAGCCCTGGGCATCTACACCGGACACAAGGCCACCGAACCCAAGGCGCCGGCCAACGATGTCGTCGTCGCCTTCTACAGCAGCAAGCTGCCGGACGCCAACGGCACGCCGATCGACCTGTCGGCACTCCGCGGGCAGCAGGTGGTGATCAACTTCTGGGCGCCGTGGTGCGGCCCCTGTGTGGAAGAGATGCCGGAGTTGTCCGCACTCGCCCAGGAGCAGAAGGCCAAGGTGAAGTTTGTCGGCATCGGTATCGATACGGCGACCAATATCCAGACCTTCCTGGGTAAAGTGCCCGTCACTTATCCGATTGCGGTGGCCGGTTTTGGTGGCACGGAGTTGGGCCGGCAGTTTGGCAATGAGATGGGCGGCCTGCCGTTTACTGTGATTCTTAACGCACAAGGCGAGATCACATTCCGAAAGATGGGCCGCGTGCACGCGGACGAACTGCGTCAGGCACTGCAGCGTACGTAA
- the aroQ gene encoding type II 3-dehydroquinate dehydratase, giving the protein MADKPIVKALRNVLVLHGPNLNLLGTREPEVYGATTLADINAALTERAKARGVTLAHFQSNHEGALVDRIHAAKSEGVEFIIINPAAYTHTSVALRDALAGVVIPYIEVHLSNVHRREPFRHHSYLADQAVGVICGLGWRGYVAALDYCIDQYSDQHGG; this is encoded by the coding sequence GTGGCTGACAAACCGATCGTCAAAGCGCTTCGCAACGTGCTCGTGCTGCACGGTCCGAACCTCAATTTATTGGGGACGCGCGAACCGGAAGTCTATGGCGCAACCACGCTGGCCGACATCAACGCTGCCCTGACCGAACGTGCCAAGGCGCGCGGCGTGACGCTGGCGCACTTCCAGTCGAATCACGAAGGTGCACTGGTCGACCGCATCCACGCGGCCAAGAGCGAAGGCGTCGAATTCATCATCATCAACCCGGCGGCCTACACGCATACCAGCGTGGCCCTGCGCGATGCGCTGGCCGGGGTGGTGATTCCGTACATTGAAGTCCACCTGTCCAACGTGCACCGCCGCGAGCCGTTCCGCCACCATTCGTATCTGGCGGACCAAGCAGTGGGCGTGATCTGTGGGCTGGGCTGGCGCGGCTACGTCGCCGCGCTCGACTACTGCATCGACCAATACAGCGATCAACACGGCGGCTGA